One stretch of Miscanthus floridulus cultivar M001 chromosome 18, ASM1932011v1, whole genome shotgun sequence DNA includes these proteins:
- the LOC136522194 gene encoding protein POLAR-like 1, translating to MASSSSSSEVRAASRRIVDYLNDGEELGAERAAVETPPCSPAAATATAVAVAVAVGEPARSLALPRFRWPRLVRRRLRRKGGGDKGKEEIVVEKGDDLPVAPAVSTSGCESSAGSDKRHSDLGVGLSLVFLLAKTSDEFNKMVKVRAEMEALLKEIRDEVRIQSGRGGTGTDGTDGHDDAPKDRNRESTTSSCVTTDGNEVQSASASARMEYQAASSGVELAGYEKSLSSGDGAGCCARMDVLEEEFHAEMELLQVNYGSETPSFLPDPEEEEEHYSEPYDEMGDYRNGIDGDSGAVVEEDEDDDNDHDDNAEYNGVSAVQLERRLHELLHERNRDRIEELDAALRRAEQKLVEKEMEVSLWKDTAKFALRQDQELQ from the exons AtggcctcctcttcttcctcttccgaggTGAGGGCCGCGAGCAGGAGGATCGTCGATTACCTCAACGACGGCGAGGAGCTCGGGGCCGAGAGGGCGGCGGTGGAGACGCCGCCGTGCTCCCCTGCGGCGGCGACTGCGACTGCGGTTGCGGTTGCGGTTGCGGTGGGAGAACCCGCGAGGTCGTTGGCGCTGCCCAGGTTCAGGTGGCCGCGGCTAGTCAGGCGCAGGCTCCGGAGGAAGGGAGGCGGCGACAAGGGGAAGGAGGAGATCGTGGTGGAGAAGGGCGACGACCTCCCTGTGGCGCCGGCCGTGTCGACCTCAG GATGCGAATCATCAGCGGGGAGCGACAAGAGGCATTCCGACCTCGGCGTCGGGCTAAGCCTGGTGTTCCTCCTGGCGAAGACATCCGACGAGTTCAACAAGATGGTCAAGGTGCGCGCGGAGATGGAGGCGCTCCTGAAAGAGATCAGAGACGAGGTTCGGATCCAGAGCGGCCGCGGCGGCACCGGCACCGACGGCACCGACGGCCACGACGACGCGCCGAAAGACCGCAACCGCGAGTCCACCACGTCGAGCTGCGTCACTACCGACGGCAACGAGGTCCAGAGCGCGAGCGCGAGCGCTCGCATGGAGTACCAGGCCGCCTCGTCTGGCGTGGAGCTCGCGGGCTACGAGAAGTCGTTGTCGTCCGGGGATGGTGCAGGTTGCTGTGCGAGGATGGACGTGCTTGAAGAGGAGTTCCACGCCGAGATGGAGCTGCTTCAGGTTAACTACGGCTCAGAGACACCGTCATTTCTGCCTGAccctgaagaagaagaggaacactATTCCGAG CCGTACGACGAGATGGGCGACTACCGGAATGGAATTGATGGCGATTCAGGGGcagttgttgaggaggatgaagATGACGATAATGATCATGATGATAACGCTGAGTACAACGGAGTTTCTGCCGTACAGCTGGAGAGAAGGCTCCACGAGCTTCTCCATGAAAGAAACCGGGACCGGATTGAGGAGCTGGATGCCGCGCTGCGGCGTGCGGAGCAGAAGCTCGTTGAGAAGGAAATGGAGGTGTCCTTGTGGAAGGACACGGCTAAGTTTGCGTTGAGACAGGACCAGGAGTTGCAGTGA